The Halosimplex litoreum genome has a window encoding:
- a CDS encoding sensor histidine kinase: protein MDALRLTMAAAGTALLATAASVYRSDGTRALRPFAALVGVVGTLAVADSLAAGDPTGLSVVWLVAYLAIPVAFGWFVVEYYGLPHLASRARRVAFATPVALGVAGGTVAILAPSTAGAMNGGGITGTPRFPAVVALATTFEQAGLYFASAVMLGGIALLAVTVARYEHLDRRLAVALSFVPAWPWVGHFLTPGMSGTVPAETLVGFTTVGYVLSAGAAAFAVTRGGLDDAAPAAGTLGPRTVLSELDEPVFVVDRRGRVVRANETAVETFGGGSEPVGARLAAVVGVDRATLAEPGAVTLDVDGRTRRFEATVSAVTDRYGRSPGEAVVLRDVTGERVRGQRLSVLNRVVRHNLRNELSTIIGRASIIAERDGDHTDMAESILDTADDLADLGDRAHEVEEMMARSLNTDPSLAVGPVAERVVDGYCATDPTATLSVDAPDSLTVAADETLLSQVLDNLVENAVEHNDAPTPVVTVSARAVPNERAVRISVADNGAGLPDHERAAIESGEESPLEHGSGLGLWAVNWGVTRLGGRLAFDDRDPIGTVVTVTLPAGAEADTAPTASAPAD from the coding sequence GTGGACGCGTTGCGCCTGACGATGGCCGCGGCGGGGACCGCGCTGCTCGCCACCGCGGCTTCGGTGTACCGGAGCGACGGGACGCGAGCGTTACGGCCGTTCGCTGCGCTCGTCGGCGTCGTCGGGACGCTGGCGGTCGCCGACTCGCTGGCGGCCGGGGACCCGACCGGACTGTCGGTCGTGTGGCTCGTCGCCTATCTCGCTATCCCGGTCGCGTTCGGGTGGTTCGTCGTCGAGTACTACGGTCTCCCGCACCTGGCCTCCCGGGCCCGTCGCGTCGCGTTCGCGACGCCGGTGGCCCTGGGCGTCGCCGGCGGGACGGTGGCCATTCTGGCCCCCTCGACCGCGGGGGCGATGAACGGAGGTGGCATCACGGGGACGCCGCGCTTCCCCGCCGTCGTCGCGCTGGCGACGACCTTCGAGCAGGCCGGCCTCTACTTCGCGAGCGCGGTGATGCTCGGGGGCATCGCGCTGCTGGCGGTGACGGTCGCCCGGTACGAACACCTCGACAGGCGCCTGGCCGTCGCGTTGTCCTTTGTCCCCGCGTGGCCCTGGGTCGGGCACTTCCTCACGCCGGGGATGAGTGGGACGGTCCCCGCGGAGACGCTCGTGGGATTCACCACCGTCGGATACGTTCTCAGCGCCGGTGCCGCCGCCTTCGCGGTGACGCGGGGCGGCCTCGACGACGCAGCCCCTGCCGCGGGGACGCTCGGACCGCGGACGGTGCTCTCGGAACTCGACGAGCCGGTGTTCGTCGTCGACCGCCGGGGACGGGTCGTCCGTGCCAACGAGACGGCGGTCGAGACGTTCGGCGGCGGCTCCGAACCGGTCGGCGCTCGTCTCGCCGCCGTCGTCGGCGTCGACCGCGCGACCCTCGCCGAACCGGGAGCGGTGACCCTCGACGTCGACGGGCGGACTCGACGGTTCGAGGCGACCGTCTCGGCGGTGACCGATCGGTACGGTCGCTCTCCCGGCGAGGCCGTCGTGTTGCGTGACGTGACCGGCGAGCGGGTCCGCGGTCAGCGGCTGAGCGTGCTCAACCGCGTCGTCCGGCACAACCTCCGTAACGAGCTCTCGACGATCATCGGCCGGGCGTCGATCATCGCAGAACGCGACGGCGACCACACCGACATGGCGGAGTCGATCCTCGACACCGCCGACGACCTCGCCGATCTGGGCGACCGCGCTCACGAAGTCGAGGAGATGATGGCACGATCGCTAAACACTGACCCGTCGCTCGCCGTCGGGCCCGTCGCCGAGCGCGTCGTCGACGGCTACTGCGCGACGGACCCGACGGCGACGCTTTCGGTCGACGCCCCGGACTCGCTCACGGTCGCCGCCGACGAGACGCTTCTCTCGCAGGTCCTCGACAACCTCGTCGAGAACGCCGTCGAGCACAACGACGCGCCGACGCCGGTCGTCACCGTGAGTGCACGCGCCGTCCCCAACGAGCGCGCCGTTCGGATCTCCGTGGCGGACAACGGTGCCGGGCTCCCCGACCACGAGCGAGCGGCTATCGAGTCCGGCGAGGAGTCGCCGCTCGAACACGGCAGCGGACTCGGTCTCTGGGCAGTCAACTGGGGCGTGACTCGACTTGGCGGACGCCTCGCGTTCGACGACAGGGACCCGATCGGGACCGTCGTTACGGTCACGCTTCCGGCCGGCGCCGAAGCCGACACGGCTCCGACCGCGAGCGCCCCGGCGGACTGA